The following proteins are encoded in a genomic region of Streptomyces sp. NBC_01723:
- a CDS encoding AfsR/SARP family transcriptional regulator — protein sequence MDLRLIEPIYKRIGTAENSQKEIPAVGLEFGVLGPLEVQMNGRGLTVGGPRQRAVLSALLLSFNQVVSFDSLIEKVWNGRPPSTARTQVAICIATLRKIFRTAGWDQETIVTATPGYMLSLAGHSLDSLRFEQLVARATELTVENRPAPAAEALRQALALWRGPALGGVYAPFAETEAARLDEQRMLAVEQHMALRLQLGEHQAVLGELQALVGACPLRDRLRYYLMLAQYRSGRRAEALSTFRDGMRHSIEEIGLELGTDLQTLHDSILRDEFPQLDVPGIAAPQREVRQTVPSQLPESDAYFIGRSREQWLMDDVLLDGSAQNPPPIAYITGSPGIGKTSLAVNWAHRTAHRFPDGQLFADLREGDTLTVLHQFLRQLGAEGPLPAEPADAAERYRGMLEGRRVLIVLDHASSYAQVRHLLPTSGGCCVLITGRANLDELMQKYRALRLRVAPLSDDESRETLTSVLRDARAEDSPEATSRLAALCGHTPLALRAAAARLLTKTHWRVLDLVRRLERSGDRLAELSIGDDSLRARLDRSMRDLDPRVAAAYRELSRLDDSEFEAAEAAKVLGTDLLEAEDLIETLVDAQLVEAVGRSAWGEMRYRWQELVRLHAFHSLVAATPCGVGTD from the coding sequence ATGGATCTTCGGCTGATAGAACCGATATACAAGAGAATCGGCACCGCGGAGAACTCCCAAAAGGAAATACCCGCCGTCGGTCTCGAATTCGGAGTGCTCGGGCCGCTCGAAGTACAAATGAACGGCCGAGGTCTTACGGTGGGCGGTCCCAGGCAGCGGGCCGTACTCTCCGCCCTGCTTCTCTCGTTCAATCAGGTGGTGTCTTTTGATTCCCTGATAGAGAAGGTCTGGAACGGGCGTCCGCCGAGTACGGCGCGCACTCAGGTGGCCATTTGCATCGCCACTCTGCGCAAGATCTTCCGCACCGCGGGCTGGGACCAGGAAACCATCGTCACGGCCACGCCCGGCTACATGCTCAGCCTCGCCGGTCACTCGCTCGACTCGCTCCGTTTCGAGCAACTGGTCGCCCGGGCCACGGAGCTGACGGTGGAGAACCGCCCGGCTCCGGCGGCGGAGGCGCTGCGCCAGGCGCTGGCCCTGTGGCGCGGCCCCGCGCTCGGCGGCGTCTACGCGCCCTTCGCCGAGACCGAGGCGGCCCGCCTGGACGAACAGCGGATGCTGGCCGTGGAACAGCACATGGCGCTCCGCCTCCAACTCGGCGAACACCAGGCCGTGCTGGGCGAACTCCAGGCGCTGGTGGGCGCCTGCCCGCTGCGGGACCGGCTGCGCTACTACCTGATGCTCGCCCAGTACCGATCGGGCCGACGGGCGGAGGCGCTGTCGACATTCCGCGACGGAATGCGACACTCCATCGAAGAGATCGGTCTCGAACTGGGCACCGACCTCCAGACACTGCACGACTCGATCCTCCGGGACGAATTCCCGCAGCTCGATGTCCCCGGCATAGCGGCGCCGCAAAGAGAGGTCCGGCAGACCGTTCCGAGTCAGCTTCCGGAAAGCGACGCCTACTTCATCGGGCGTAGTCGGGAGCAGTGGCTGATGGATGATGTGCTGCTCGACGGATCCGCACAGAATCCACCCCCCATCGCCTACATCACCGGAAGTCCCGGAATCGGAAAGACCAGCCTCGCTGTCAACTGGGCGCACCGCACGGCACACAGATTCCCGGACGGGCAGCTCTTCGCCGACCTCCGGGAGGGCGACACGCTGACCGTGCTCCACCAGTTCCTGCGCCAGCTGGGAGCCGAGGGCCCGCTGCCCGCCGAGCCCGCGGACGCGGCCGAGCGGTACCGCGGGATGCTGGAGGGCCGACGCGTCCTGATCGTGCTCGACCACGCCTCGTCGTACGCCCAGGTGCGTCATCTGCTGCCCACGAGCGGCGGGTGCTGCGTCCTGATCACCGGCCGGGCCAACCTGGACGAGCTGATGCAGAAGTACCGCGCCCTGCGGCTGCGCGTCGCGCCGCTGTCGGACGACGAGTCCCGGGAGACGCTCACCAGCGTGCTGCGGGACGCCAGGGCGGAGGACTCCCCCGAGGCGACCAGCCGCCTCGCCGCGCTGTGCGGGCACACCCCGCTGGCGCTGCGGGCCGCCGCGGCCCGGCTGCTCACCAAGACGCACTGGCGGGTCCTCGATCTGGTCCGCCGGCTGGAGCGCTCGGGCGACCGGCTGGCGGAACTCAGCATCGGTGACGACTCGTTGCGCGCCCGGCTGGACCGCAGCATGCGGGACCTGGATCCCAGGGTGGCCGCCGCCTACCGGGAGTTGAGCCGCCTCGACGACTCGGAGTTCGAGGCCGCGGAGGCGGCGAAGGTGCTCGGCACGGACCTGCTGGAGGCCGAGGATCTGATCGAGACCCTGGTCGACGCCCAGCTCGTGGAGGCGGTGGGCCGCAGCGCCTGGGGCGAGATGCGCTACCGGTGGCAGGAGTTGGTGCGGCTGCACGCCTTCCACTCCCTGGTGGCCGCCACCCCGTGCGGGGTGGGCACCGACTGA
- a CDS encoding MbtH family protein, producing MTNPFEDADGRYLVLVNDEGQHSLWPSFVDVPAGWTVAFGESDREACLEYVEKNWTDMRPRSLVEAMSAGN from the coding sequence GTGACCAATCCGTTCGAAGACGCAGACGGCCGCTACCTCGTGCTGGTCAATGACGAGGGGCAGCACTCGCTGTGGCCGTCGTTCGTGGACGTGCCCGCCGGATGGACGGTCGCCTTCGGCGAGTCCGACCGGGAGGCGTGCCTGGAGTACGTGGAGAAGAACTGGACGGACATGCGGCCCAGGAGCCTCGTGGAGGCGATGAGCGCCGGCAACTGA
- a CDS encoding alpha/beta hydrolase, translating into MTKVTRSGRPARRCAALAAALLLAVAPSYAGGRSAAAAPAPKVARAAPTALPALPAPTGALPVGLRTAQLSDTSRRDPWNPDRHRELTVSLWYPALPSRAPHASYVTARESELILRFHRVKGVPADLLSRTRVHARLAPPPLPAPPRGLPLVLLSPGFTLPRTSLTGLAEELASRGYAVAAVDHAYEAPAISHPDGRVTGCLACERRPEGARVAAVRAADLRFLRERLLRSPGTAGLGPLDPSRVAVVGHSVGGAAAFEALRTDAGFAAAANLDGTVHTAGKSPVDRPFLLLGAGGHGRPGADPTWERAWKDLSGPRRWLSVRGAGHLSFTDYAPLLERTGAAGPEVTLGAADAQRITRELVAAFLDERLRSHGPRLDTAARHDPEVVDHGR; encoded by the coding sequence ATGACGAAGGTGACCCGGTCCGGCCGTCCGGCGCGTCGATGCGCCGCCCTCGCGGCCGCGCTGCTGCTGGCCGTCGCACCCTCCTACGCGGGCGGCCGGAGCGCGGCCGCCGCCCCGGCCCCCAAGGTGGCGCGCGCCGCGCCCACCGCCCTGCCCGCCCTCCCCGCGCCGACCGGCGCCCTGCCGGTCGGCCTGCGCACGGCACAGCTGAGCGACACCTCCCGGCGCGACCCCTGGAACCCGGACCGGCACCGCGAGCTGACGGTGTCGCTCTGGTACCCCGCGCTGCCCTCCCGGGCGCCGCACGCCTCCTACGTCACCGCGCGGGAGTCGGAGCTGATCCTGCGCTTCCACCGGGTGAAGGGCGTGCCCGCCGACCTGCTCAGCCGCACCCGCGTCCACGCGCGCCTGGCCCCGCCGCCGCTGCCCGCGCCCCCGCGCGGCCTGCCCCTCGTCCTGCTGTCACCGGGCTTCACGCTGCCCCGCACCTCGCTGACCGGGCTCGCCGAGGAACTGGCCAGCCGGGGCTACGCCGTCGCCGCCGTCGACCACGCCTACGAGGCCCCGGCCATCAGCCACCCCGACGGCCGCGTGACCGGCTGCCTGGCCTGCGAACGACGCCCGGAGGGCGCCCGGGTGGCCGCCGTCCGCGCCGCCGACCTCCGCTTCCTGCGCGAGCGCCTGCTCCGGTCGCCCGGCACCGCGGGGCTGGGGCCGCTGGACCCGTCGCGGGTGGCGGTGGTGGGCCACTCCGTGGGCGGCGCCGCGGCCTTCGAGGCGCTGCGCACCGATGCCGGCTTCGCCGCCGCCGCCAACCTGGACGGCACCGTGCACACCGCCGGGAAGAGCCCGGTGGACCGGCCGTTCCTGCTGCTCGGCGCGGGCGGGCACGGCCGTCCGGGCGCCGACCCCACCTGGGAGCGGGCCTGGAAGGACCTGTCCGGGCCGCGCCGCTGGCTCTCGGTGCGCGGCGCGGGCCACCTGTCCTTCACCGACTACGCGCCGCTCCTGGAGCGGACCGGCGCGGCGGGCCCCGAGGTCACGCTCGGCGCGGCGGACGCCCAGCGGATCACCCGTGAGCTGGTGGCGGCCTTCCTCGACGAGCGGCTGCGCAGCCACGGCCCCCGGCTCGACACGGCGGCCCGGCACGACCCGGAGGTCGTCGACCACGGTCGCTGA